The following proteins come from a genomic window of Pichia kudriavzevii chromosome 1, complete sequence:
- a CDS encoding uncharacterized protein (PKUD0A02890; similar to Saccharomyces cerevisiae YPL128C (TBF1); ancestral locus Anc_8.630) → MSKLHSTEDSISQPSIDAMPSSMDKDANGVYSRDTSENDYDASIQNELDQIESNLEQLSENQKKRRMSKHEMDFLESELNMELETMDVSDFDMHLQKLISDNNSSLGKDKAGNIAEKHENTSSGVIEDLNHKEGEAHENNFSPHNNSGPIVAVDLHSSGLSSAPENNNETQGRGGDVNSEKYVDPDAEFQEPKENQDFDERSTACKSAEKNKAEHVLPQEAGAALIENGDQDSLGNNNEDKDKEKTEQENFNSPVTSESQFQPLSKVLSDADEKTAKRKHESVSDVASKKDKVLEEDVSNRSKKRKKSSIETIQVDSYKGVSIPANSELFKEPDNNSALQAYRNLLHNSEKTAGELSSHVNAQLSALPLQITAPDNLSFNVQTLIHTLPCLDNFATQILIKIAKGPYQKIMEIVSNRESYTSIMFGNLVELFETTKRIYNSEESPFFTVENVTFGLWKFGHPAPLFLRGKEDTIEGTLRKVNLATFLLATLGLIDLGFFFLNEAFLDVFCPPQNLDPSESLSLIKDESGYDKVTKLDVRNNRYQRSNQTKFLKAQAILYLELKTQAYISAIELGDRSKEDIIHDLFPENMDEILLRRKDPFYETNGSKIERNATVFTPAELDFLKRCDYRKQTLLNTADDNVLMEKYEWIKFLNDLLEYVSKNIGFLIWGPKGKLSSELDKLNAKKDEKVVKAEIEEFKAKLQKDESNVTSDTVKSLPVSPQQDDPIDANGSDMSDISKKGTKAKKSTKNRPSTFRRVWTKEEEEALKEGLKQKGTHWTAILELYGPGGQINESLKNRSSLQLKDKARNWKIYYIKNNLPVPDYLNKATGYAEKFRKMKPLNDVSVNRPKATVGQYSSSTSSALAGGASQGTTNLASTDFPNSNVTTNGNSTNASHDNFENEVYNKMIETLLPENKTQDKAGDDDASELKELVAEAFK, encoded by the coding sequence ATGTCAAAATTACATTCTACCGAAGACTCTATTTCGCAACCTTCGATCGATGCTATGCCAAGCTCTATGGACAAAGATGCCAATGGTGTTTACTCAAGAGATACCTCAGAGAATGATTACGATGCCTCTATACAAAACGAGTTAGACCAAATAGAAAGCAATCTCGAACAGCTATCCGaaaaccagaaaaaaaGACGGATGAGTAAACATGAGATGGATTTCTTGGAGTCTGAGCTGAACATGGAACTTGAGACTATGGATGTTTCTGACTTTGATATGCATCTACAAAAACTAATATCCGACAATAACTCTTCTCTTGGAAAAGATAAAGCTGGCAATATTGCagaaaaacatgaaaatacAAGCTCAGGAGTAATTGAGGATTTGAATCATAAGGAAGGAGAAGCACACGAAAACAACTTTTCACCCCATAATAACAGTGGTCCAATCGTAGCAGTTGATTTGCATTCTTCTGGACTGTCGTCTGCACcagaaaataataatgaaactCAAGGGAGGGGTGGAGATGTAAATAGTGAGAAGTATGTTGATCCGGATGCAGAATTTCAAGAACCCAAGGAGAATCAAGATTTTGACGAGAGGTCTACTGCATGCAAGTCTGCggaaaaaaacaaggcAGAACATGTGTTACCTCAGGAGGCTGGTGCTGCATTGATCGAAAATGGAGACCAGGATAGCTTAGGAAATAACAATGAGGATAAAgataaagagaaaactGAACAAGAGAATTTTAATTCTCCTGTAACTTCTGAGTCACAGTTTCAACCTTTATCCAAAGTGCTGAGTGATGCTGACGAGAAGACAGCAAAAAGGAAACATGAAAGTGTCTCTGATGTCGCTTCAAAAAAGGACAAAGttttggaagaagatgtttcGAACCGAAGTAAAAAACGCAAGAAATCATCTATTGAAACAATCCAGGTTGATTCTTATAAAGGGGTATCAATTCCTGCTAATAGTGAGCTATTCAAAGAGCCGGATAACAATTCGGCATTACAAGCGTACAGGAATCTTCTACATAATTCTGAAAAGACTGCCGGTGAGTTGTCCAGTCACGTAAATGCACAGTTATCAGCGTTACCGCTCCAAATTACTGCACCCGATAACTTATCATTTAACGTTCAGACTCTAATACATACACTTCCTTGCTTGGACAATTTTGCGACGCAAATACTTATCAAAATTGCAAAAGGGCCTTATCAGAAAATCATGGAAATAGTGTCTAACAGAGAATCTTATACTTCGATTATGTTTGGTAACCTGGTCGAACTATTTGAGACCACCAAGAGGATTTATAATTCTGAAGAAAGTCCATTCTTTACCGTTGAAAATGTAACATTTGGATTATGGAAATTTGGACATCCGGCACCTCTTTTTCTGCGTGGCAAAGAGGACACTATTGAAGGTACCTTAAGGAAAGTGAATTTAGCTACTTTCCTTCTTGCAACCTTAGGGTTAATTGACcttggtttctttttcttgaatgAAGCGTTTTTAGATGTTTTCTGTCCTCCCCAAAATTTGGATCCGTCAGAGTCGTTAAGTTTGATAAAAGATGAATCCGGTTATGACAAGGTCACAAAACTTGATGTAAGAAATAATAGATACCAGAGAAGCAACCAGACAAAGTTTCTGAAGGCTCAAGCTATCTTATACcttgaattgaaaacacaAGCTTACATCTCAGCGATTGAATTGGGTGACAGGTCTAAGGAAGACATCATTCATGACCTATTCCCTGAAAACATGGATGAGATTCTGTTGCGTCGAAAAGACCCATTCTATGAAACGAATGGATCCAAAATAGAAAGAAATGCTACTGTTTTTACTCCTGCTGAGTTGGACTTCTTAAAAAGATGTGATTACCGAAAGCAGACACTACTTAATACTGCTGATGACAATGTTCTAATGGAGAAATACGAATGGATCAAGTTTTTAAACGATTTACTTGAGTACGTTTCAAAAAACATTGGTTTTCTTATATGGGGTCCTAAAGGTAAACTTTCTTCCGAATTGGATAAGCTAAATGCAAAGAAAGACGAAAAAGTTGTGAAAgctgaaattgaagaattcaaagcAAAGCTTCAAAAAGATGAGTCGAATGTTACCTCTGATACTGTTAAATCATTACCAGTGTCTCCACAGCAGGATGATCCAATTGATGCGAATGGCTCAGATATGTCGGATATCAGCAAAAAGGGTACAAAGGCTAAAAAGTCAACCAAAAATAGACCGTCGACATTTAGAAGAGTTTGGACcaaggaagaggaagaagcTTTGAAGGAGGGCTTAAAGCAAAAGGGTACACATTGGACAGcgattttggaattgtaTGGACCTGGTGGGCAGATCAATGAAAGCTTAAAGAACCGCAGTTCTTTACAATTAAAAGACAAAGCCAGAAACTGGAAAATTTACTACATCAAGAACAATTTACCGGTTCCAGATTATTTGAACAAAGCAACCGGTTACGCCGAAAAGTTTAGGAAGATGAAACCACTCAATGATGTTTCAGTTAATCGACCTAAAGCAACTGTGGGGCAATAtagttcttcaacatcatctgCTTTAGCAGGCGGTGCAAGCCAGGGTACTACAAATTTGGCCAGCACcgattttccaaattctaATGTAACAACAAATGGTAACAGCACGAATGCTTCCCATgacaattttgaaaatgaagtcTACAATAAGATGATTGAAACCCTACTGCCTGAAAATAAAACGCAAGATAAAGCaggtgatgatgatgccTCTGAACTTAAAGAACTTGTTGCCGAAGCCTTCAAATAA
- a CDS encoding uncharacterized protein (PKUD0A02900; similar to Saccharomyces cerevisiae YBR043C (QDR3); ancestral locus Anc_3.245) encodes MATRRPSLSMREGTSDIDSLDSLESNNFRADDIHIYKNHSDGNEEGGSAASAANYDDDDGGGNNNNYNHSNCSNTSSKLETFGSHMNGESITPDTMRKSHTLLSKITTIQLNDTQVVPLKNRRGLLSSLCLIPEYQDARELPTSLRRFIVFIIAFCAMLGPMGTSILLPASDDAVENLKTNITMLNIAIGVYLITLGVIPLWWSNFSERHGRRSIYIISFIMYLCFTIGCALAKDVNMLIGFRVLSGGCAASVQSVGAGTIGDLYPITKRGAAMGLFYLGPLAGPLLSPIIGGAITSNPRFGWRATQWFLICLSGGCCILIIFFLPETLRKQDNKDAIRKILRERLRNKRNPEDTESNVTTENKDLSDTNDKDSLLSPSNNKITPASSGTPSNANNTRDDNEAINEQEVERLNTLLSKISTRVSFGSRSRRGSFVSVVPQGGGNNSNRVGDNEENIDALAIDEDEAPVIDSVAPLSKVPTKGIINIEDYSRNKNDEIANELDQIQDIEKRGRIALLKRYTKIYLYGPLKAFTFMRYPPVFLSIAYSAPCFAALYVQNMTLTYMYSRSPYNFSSVLVGLVYIPNSVTYFIASIWGGKFNDYLLKKKIEKYGIVAPEARFGINVYVAAAMLPGSMLITGWCLDYKEQWVTPLVGTALFGFAQMIVIGVTVTYLADCLPGKGATGIALSNFVRMIMAAGVSFATEPLIKAMGVGPLFSMCAGITAVLSVLLVVIIRYGDHWRETYNLEKLYDIVDD; translated from the coding sequence ATGGCCACGAGACGACCAAGTCTTTCCATGAGAGAGGGCACCTCCGATATTGATTCGCTTGATTCTCTAGAGTCCAACAACTTCAGGGCGGATGATATTCATATCTACAAGAACCATTCTGATGGCAACGAAGAAGGTGGTAGTGCTGCATCTGCTGCTaattatgatgatgatgatggtggtggtaataataataattaTAATCACAGCAATTGCAGCAATACTTCCtcaaaattggaaacaTTTGGCTCTCATATGAACGGGGAAAGTATTACCCCCGATACAATGAGGAAATCACACACACTATTATCCAAAATTACCACCATACAGCTGAACGATACACAAGTAGTCCCGCTGAAAAACCGTCGAGGACTGTTATCAAGCTTATGTCTTATTCCAGAGTATCAGGATGCAAGAGAGCTTCCAACATCATTGAGAAGGTTCATTGTTTTTATCATTGCATTCTGTGCAATGTTAGGCCCTATGGGTACATCAATTTTGTTACCTGCTTCGGACGATGCTGTagaaaacttgaaaacaaaTATAACGATGCTTAATATTGCAATTGGTGTGTATCTCATTACGCTTGGTGTTATCCCATTGTGGTGGAGTAATTTTTCGGAGAGGCACGGTAGACGATCAATATACATCATCTCATTTATTATGTATTTGTGTTTTACAATCGGCTGTGCTCTAGCTAAAGATGTTAATATGCTCATTGGATTTCGTGTATTGAGCGGTGGTTGTGCTGCAAGTGTTCAAAGTGTTGGTGCTGGTACTATCGGTGACTTATACCCGATAACAAAGAGGGGTGCAGCAATGGGACTATTCTACCTCGGACCTCTAGCTGGACCTCTATTGAGTCCTATTATAGGTGGTGCGATTACTAGTAATCCCAGATTCGGCTGGAGGGCAACGCAGTGGTTCTTAATATGTTTGAGTGGGGGTTGTTGTATattaattattttttttttacctgAAACATTAAGAAAACAGGATAATAAAGATGCTATTAGGAAAATTTTACGGGAAAGACttagaaacaaaagaaaccCAGAAGATACAGAGTCGAACGTTACTacagaaaataaagaccTTAGTGACACAAATGATAAAGATTCTTTATTGTCACcttcaaacaacaaaataacGCCAGCATCATCTGGCACCCCATCCAATGCAAATAACACTAGAGATGATAACGAAGCAATCAATGAGCAAGAAGTGGAGCGCCTAAACACACTATTAAGCAAAATTTCTACACGTGTATCGTTCGGAAGTAGAAGCAGGAGAGGATCTTTCGTATCTGTTGTCCCTCAAGGGGGGGGAAACAACTCCAATCGCGTTGGTGATAATGAGGAAAATATTGATGCGTTggcaattgatgaagacgaagCGCCTGTAATTGATTCGGTTGCGCCATTATCCAAAGTTCCCACAAAGGGGATTATCAACATAGAAGATTACagtagaaacaaaaatgatgaaatcgCAAACGAACTCGATCAAATACAAGATATCGAAAAACGTGGTAGAATAGCTTTGCTCAAACGTTACACTAAGATATACTTGTATGGTCCATTGAAAGCTTTCACGTTTATGAGGTACCCCCCTGTATTCTTATCCATTGCGTATTCTGCACCGTGTTTTGCTGCTTTGTATGTTCAAAACATGACTTTGACTTATATGTATTCGAGGTCACCGTATAATTTCTCCTCTGTTTTGGTTGGTTTAGTCTACATTCCAAATTCGGTGACCTATTTCATTGCTTCTATTTGGGGTGGAAAGTTCAACGActatttattgaaaaaaaaaattgaaaaatatggtaTTGTAGCTCCGGAAGCCAGGTTTGGTATCAATGTGTATGTTGCGGCCGCAATGCTCCCTGGATCTATGCTAATCACAGGGTGGTGTTTGGATTACAAGGAGCAATGGGTTACTCCATTGGTTGGTACTGCATTGTTTGGGTTTGCTCAAATGATTGTCATTGGTGTAACTGTCACTTATCTTGCGGATTGTTTACCTGGTAAAGGGGCGACTGGAATTGCATTAAGTAATTTTGTAAGAATGATCATGGCAGCAGGAGTCTCTTTTGCAACTGAGCCATTGATCAAAGCAATGGGGGTTGGGCCACTATTTAGCATGTGTGCTGGTATCACGGCTGTTTTAAGTGTTTTGTTGGTTGTTATTATCAGATATGGTGATCATTGGCGAGAGACTTACAACCTAGAAAAACTATACGATATCGTAGATGACTGA